From the genome of Corallococcus macrosporus DSM 14697:
ACACCGGAGACCCCCGCCGCGACGCGGACGCGGAGCTGCTGGCCACGGTGCTGCAAGTGACGCCCGAGGTGCTGGCGCTGGCCACGGGCACCACCAGCGGGGTGGGGACGGGCGGCATGAGCACCAAGGTGCGGGCCGCTGCGCGCGCGTCCGAGTCCGGCATCCACTGCGTGATTACGTCCGGCGCCGTGCCCGGCCGCCTGCGCGCCGTGCTGGAGGGCGAGGACGTGGGCACCCTCTTCGAGCCCACCGGCAGCCGCCGCAGCGCCCGGGCCGCGTGGATTGCCCACGCCCTGCGCGCACGCGGGACGCTCACGGTGGACGCGGGCGCGCGCGAGGCCATCGTCACCGGCAAGCGCAGCCTGCTGCCCAGCGGCGTGCGCGGCGTGGAGGGGGACTTCGGGCGCGGAGACCCCGTGGACCTGGTGGGCGTGGACGGCGCCGTGTTCGCCCGGGGCCTGGCCGCCTATGACGCCAACGAGCTGCGGCGCATCGCCGGGCGCCACACGGCGGACATCGAGGCGGTGCTGGGCTACCGCTACCTGGACGAGGCGGTGCACCGCGACGACCTGGCGGTGCTGTAGCCGCTCAGATGGACGAGGTGGACGAGGACGCGCCGCTGCTCTCTCCGAGCTGCATCAGCGCGCGGAACTCCGGCGAGTCCACCTTCATCAGCAGCAGGGAGACCTCGAGCTCACCCGGGACGCTGCCGAGCTGGAGCTTGCGCTCCTGGCCGTGGAGCAGCGCCAGCTCGGAGTGCCCCTTGGCCTCGGGGAGCTGCAGGTCGAGCTGGAGCAGGAACGACTTGCCCTCGGCCCTGGGCGTGAGCACCAGCCGGTAGTCGGGCAGGGGGGCGCCGGGGCGGCGGCGCTCGGCGCGGAGGGTGCGGCCCGTCTCGCCCAGCAGCTTGGGCTGGGCCACCAGGCGCCCGTCACGGCGGACCTCGACGGCGAAGTAGAGGGGCTCGGCGCGCACGGGGGCGGGCGCCGCCGTGCTCGTGACACCCACGAACATCGCCAGTCCGGCCACCACATTACGGACGAGGGTGATGCGGCTCATCGTGAGGTCCCTTCGGAGGCGCCGCCCGCCGCGCCGGCCATGCGGCATCCGGACGGGCTTGCCCGTCCACGTCGCTTCCATTTCAACGGAATGACCCAGCCATAACCCAGATCATGCCCTCAGTGCGAGCCCCCCGACCGGGTGGTTGCAGGGCGCAAATGAAGACAAGCGCACGCACAGGTGAATACCTGCTTGTCTGTTCAGTGTCATCCGGCTATCTCGCCGGACGCGGGCGGACGTCTCACCTGTTTCCCACCCACACGTCCACTTCTTGACCCTCCCGGGTCCGCCCGGCATCGTCGCCGACCTTTCCAATGGACCGCACCGAACGCATCCTCGACCTCGTGGCCCTCCTGCTCGACGCGCGCGAGCCCATCTCCTGGGCCGAGCTGCGCGAGCACTTCCCCGCTGACTACGGCGGCTCGGATGATGCCGCCGAGCGCAAGTTCGAGCGCGACAAGGCGGAGCTGGTGGAGCTGGGCTTCCCGCTGACCTACGTCCAGGGCGACGACGAGCGCAGGGACGGCTACATCGTCGACCGGGACGCCTACTACCTGCCGGAGGCGGACCTCTCCAAGGAAGAGCTGGCCGTGCTCTACGCCGCCGGCTCCGCGGCGCTGGCGTCCGGCGCCTTCCCCGGCCGGGACGACCTGGCGCACGCGCTGCGGAAGATTGGCTTCTTCGCGGGCCAGTCGCTGCCCACACCCCGGGTGCGCATGGAGCTGGGCTCCGTGCACGAGGGCCAGGAGAAGGAGGTCTCCGCGCGCCTGGAGCAGCTCTGGGACGCGTGCGCGGCCCGCAAGTGGGTGGATGTGACGTACGCCAGCCCCAAGCAGGCCGGCACCACGCAGCGGCGGGTGGACCCGTATGGCCTGGCCCTGCGGCGCGGCGCCTGGACGCTGGTGGGGTACTGCCACCTGCGCGCCAGCCTGCGCAGCTTCCACGTCCACCGCATCCGCGAATTGAAGGTGAACACGGCGCGCCCGCGCACGCCGGACTTCCAGGTGCCGGCGGACTTCTCGCTGGACTCCCACGTGGCGTACTTCCCGTGGCAGCACCGCTTCCACGAGCAGGTGGAGGTGGTGCTCCACCTGTCGGGCACGCTGGCCTCGCGCGCGGCGAGCCTGCTGCCCGGCGCCGCGCTGGAGCCGGCGGAGGCGGGCGCGGTGCGGGCGCGGCTGCCGGTGACGTTCGTGGACGGCCTGCTGCGCTTCTGCCTGGCGCTGGGGCCGGACTGCCGCGTGGAGGGCCCGGAGCGGGCGCAGGCGCGGCTGCGGGAGATGGCCTCGCGCATCGTGGCGTCCCACGAGGATTCGCAGGACAAGGTGAGCGCATGAGCAACGTCCACGAGCGGCTCCGCCGCCTGCTGTTCCTGGTTCCGTACGTCTCCAAGCACCCGGGCGTCACGGTGGACGCCCTGGCGCGCGCGCTCAACGTCAGCCGCGAGGACCTGCTGGAGGAGCTGGACCTGCTCACCTGCGTGGGCCGGCCGCCCTTCAACCCGGACGACTACATCGACATCTACGTGGACAACGACCGCGTCTACGTGGACCTGGACCAGCGCCTGTTCGCGCCGCCCCGGCTCACCCCGGGCGAGGCCGCGGCGCTGGCCGCGTCGGCGGAGCTGCTCCGGCCGGCCACGGGGGACGCGCTGCAGAGCGCCCTGCAGAAGCTGGAGCGGGTG
Proteins encoded in this window:
- the proB gene encoding glutamate 5-kinase gives rise to the protein MSWISTGRTALRAARRVVVKIGTNALTNATGRFNRHHFDALGQDLLWAAQGRELVVVSSGAIALGVERLGLPSRPRDIPGKQACAAVGQSRLMQAYEEAFAARGKAVAQVLLTHEDVQERRRYLNVKHTLERLLTAGVVPVINENDTVSVDELKFGDNDTLAGLVAGVVEADALVLLSDVEGLYTGDPRRDADAELLATVLQVTPEVLALATGTTSGVGTGGMSTKVRAAARASESGIHCVITSGAVPGRLRAVLEGEDVGTLFEPTGSRRSARAAWIAHALRARGTLTVDAGAREAIVTGKRSLLPSGVRGVEGDFGRGDPVDLVGVDGAVFARGLAAYDANELRRIAGRHTADIEAVLGYRYLDEAVHRDDLAVL
- a CDS encoding helix-turn-helix transcriptional regulator, with translation MDRTERILDLVALLLDAREPISWAELREHFPADYGGSDDAAERKFERDKAELVELGFPLTYVQGDDERRDGYIVDRDAYYLPEADLSKEELAVLYAAGSAALASGAFPGRDDLAHALRKIGFFAGQSLPTPRVRMELGSVHEGQEKEVSARLEQLWDACAARKWVDVTYASPKQAGTTQRRVDPYGLALRRGAWTLVGYCHLRASLRSFHVHRIRELKVNTARPRTPDFQVPADFSLDSHVAYFPWQHRFHEQVEVVLHLSGTLASRAASLLPGAALEPAEAGAVRARLPVTFVDGLLRFCLALGPDCRVEGPERAQARLREMASRIVASHEDSQDKVSA